Proteins from a single region of Pseudodesulfovibrio portus:
- the fliG gene encoding flagellar motor switch protein FliG — MADFSGPQKTAIVLLALGEKFTAEVFKRMERNEIAAVSKAMLETDSVPKEDVLAVLKEYNESLAYGAELLVGGPDQVKRLLTKSLDAETAKYIMDSLELDTGPTPFQELENVSPRILAQILRNEHPQTLALILGHLHPDQAAELIQNLPAGVRAEVLMRLAKLEAVAEEMLMEVDKVLQSQLIAMGGKEGKKVGGVNSVAEILNAVDRNTEEEVLSEIEEESAQMAEDIRNLMFVFEDVKAIDDVAIRELLKEVSNEDLTVALKGASEDLRDKFFKNLSERASAMIKEDLEIMPPKKLSEVEAAQQSIVKTVRRLEDEGKIVISRGGSDVFI, encoded by the coding sequence ATGGCAGACTTCTCCGGACCCCAGAAAACGGCCATCGTGCTCCTCGCGCTCGGCGAAAAATTCACTGCGGAAGTGTTCAAGCGCATGGAACGCAACGAGATCGCCGCCGTATCCAAGGCCATGCTCGAAACCGACTCCGTGCCCAAGGAAGACGTCCTCGCCGTGCTCAAGGAATACAATGAATCCCTGGCCTACGGTGCGGAACTGCTGGTCGGCGGCCCGGATCAGGTCAAGCGTTTGCTGACCAAGTCCCTGGACGCGGAAACGGCCAAGTACATCATGGACTCCCTGGAACTGGATACCGGCCCCACGCCCTTCCAGGAACTGGAAAACGTCAGCCCGCGCATCCTGGCGCAGATACTCCGCAACGAGCACCCGCAGACCCTGGCGCTCATCCTCGGACACCTGCACCCGGACCAGGCCGCCGAACTCATCCAGAACCTGCCGGCGGGCGTCCGCGCCGAGGTGCTCATGCGCCTGGCCAAGCTGGAGGCCGTTGCCGAGGAGATGCTCATGGAAGTCGACAAGGTTTTGCAGAGCCAGCTCATCGCCATGGGCGGCAAGGAAGGCAAGAAGGTCGGCGGCGTCAATTCCGTGGCCGAAATTCTCAACGCCGTGGACCGGAACACCGAGGAAGAGGTTTTGTCCGAGATCGAGGAGGAATCCGCACAGATGGCCGAGGACATCCGGAACCTCATGTTCGTGTTCGAGGACGTCAAGGCCATCGACGACGTGGCCATCCGCGAGCTGCTCAAGGAGGTTTCCAACGAGGACCTCACCGTGGCTCTCAAGGGCGCTTCCGAAGACCTGCGCGACAAGTTCTTCAAGAACCTGTCGGAGCGCGCTTCCGCAATGATCAAGGAAGACCTGGAAATCATGCCGCCCAAGAAGCTCTCCGAGGTCGAGGCGGCCCAGCAGTCCATCGTCAAGACGGTTCGCCGTCTGGAGGACGAGGGCAAGATCGTCATCAGCCGAGGCGGCAGCGATGTCTTTATCTAA
- the fliF gene encoding flagellar basal-body MS-ring/collar protein FliF, whose amino-acid sequence MPPFVTKYLEKAQGFWTDSSMSQRLIIGGMTVAVIISFALMIFWMNRPDYRILMTNLYPEDASRIVAMLQASKENYVLENNGTTVMVPADRVYELRLKVAGEGNLHGQGIGFEIFDEVQIGQTDFVQHVNYQRALQGELARTISEFPMIDKARVHLVIPQKSLFIEDQIKPSASIVLQLKDEGKLGPDETQGIVNLVSMAVEGLDPSLITVTDMKGRPLYTPDDETNGLSMSNAQQLHKAGVEGKIQRQIIELLGPAVGPDKVIARVNADLDFSQRTVRKEIFDPEGAVVRSETRNEETTAGAASLAGGEPDANFRGDGFSGTRTTQDSTRESRTTNFEINKQEESIVTPVGELKRLTVAVIVDGTWETNPDTGEMTYTPRTAQELDRIRVLIENAVGFDQARGDTIEVSNISFGEPEMYDADSLMRTMLEYAQRLGKPFLNGLLIFLFLILVVRPVVMALIRPRVAEQEIEEMAGLPGSARLALEEEEVDEELLDATRRLENAKNHAIQLSDDNIDQAVHLLKTWLTQEA is encoded by the coding sequence ATGCCTCCGTTCGTTACCAAATATCTGGAAAAAGCACAGGGATTCTGGACCGACAGCTCCATGTCCCAACGCCTCATCATCGGCGGCATGACCGTTGCCGTGATCATTTCGTTCGCCCTGATGATCTTCTGGATGAACAGGCCGGACTACAGAATCCTGATGACCAACCTCTATCCCGAGGATGCGTCCAGGATCGTGGCCATGCTCCAGGCCTCCAAGGAGAACTATGTCCTCGAGAACAACGGAACGACCGTCATGGTCCCGGCCGACCGGGTGTACGAGCTGAGGCTCAAGGTGGCCGGTGAAGGCAACCTGCACGGCCAGGGCATCGGGTTCGAGATATTCGACGAGGTGCAGATCGGCCAGACCGACTTCGTGCAGCACGTCAACTACCAGCGAGCCCTGCAGGGTGAGCTGGCCCGCACGATCAGCGAATTTCCCATGATCGACAAAGCCAGAGTCCACCTGGTCATCCCGCAGAAATCACTGTTCATCGAGGACCAGATCAAGCCCAGCGCCTCCATCGTCCTGCAGCTCAAGGACGAGGGCAAGCTCGGCCCGGACGAGACCCAGGGCATCGTCAACCTGGTGTCCATGGCCGTGGAAGGGCTGGACCCCAGCCTCATCACCGTCACGGACATGAAGGGACGCCCCCTGTACACCCCTGACGACGAAACCAACGGCCTGTCCATGTCCAACGCCCAGCAGCTGCACAAGGCGGGCGTGGAAGGCAAGATCCAGCGCCAGATTATCGAACTGCTCGGACCGGCGGTCGGCCCGGACAAGGTCATCGCCCGCGTCAACGCGGACCTCGACTTCAGCCAGCGCACGGTGCGCAAGGAAATTTTCGACCCCGAGGGCGCGGTAGTCCGCTCCGAAACCCGCAACGAGGAAACCACCGCGGGCGCGGCCTCCCTGGCCGGAGGCGAACCCGACGCCAACTTCCGCGGCGACGGCTTCTCCGGCACCCGCACCACCCAGGACTCCACCCGTGAATCCCGGACCACCAACTTCGAAATCAACAAGCAGGAAGAATCCATCGTCACCCCGGTCGGGGAGTTGAAACGTCTCACGGTTGCGGTTATCGTGGATGGCACATGGGAGACCAACCCGGACACGGGTGAGATGACGTACACGCCCCGCACCGCGCAGGAACTGGACCGCATCCGCGTGCTCATCGAAAACGCCGTCGGCTTCGACCAGGCGCGCGGCGACACCATCGAGGTCAGCAACATCTCCTTCGGCGAGCCGGAAATGTACGATGCCGACTCTCTCATGCGGACCATGCTGGAATACGCCCAACGGCTGGGCAAGCCGTTCCTCAACGGACTTCTCATCTTCCTCTTCCTCATCCTGGTCGTCCGTCCCGTGGTCATGGCCCTGATCCGACCCCGCGTGGCCGAACAGGAAATCGAGGAGATGGCGGGCCTGCCCGGCTCCGCCCGCCTCGCCCTGGAAGAGGAGGAAGTGGACGAAGAGCTTCTGGACGCCACCAGGCGGCTTGAAAACGCCAAGAATCACGCTATTCAGCTCTCCGACGACAATATCGACCAGGCCGTGCACCTGCTCAAGACCTGGCTGACTCAGGAGGCCTAG
- the fliE gene encoding flagellar hook-basal body complex protein FliE: protein MVVKSIAINAYQDAMQTRGREIRDTVADRLRKPQESAGGFGDTLKDSLKSVNDMQTEKRVLIEEFASGKTQNVHELMISMQKAGMAMQMTGAVRSKIMQSYKEIMQMSF from the coding sequence ATGGTTGTCAAAAGTATTGCGATCAATGCGTACCAGGACGCCATGCAGACGCGTGGCCGCGAGATCAGGGACACCGTCGCCGACCGGCTGAGAAAGCCCCAGGAATCCGCCGGAGGATTCGGCGACACCCTGAAGGATTCGCTCAAGAGCGTCAACGACATGCAGACGGAGAAAAGAGTCCTGATCGAGGAGTTCGCCAGCGGCAAGACCCAGAACGTGCACGAGTTGATGATCTCCATGCAGAAGGCCGGCATGGCCATGCAGATGACCGGGGCCGTGCGCAGCAAGATCATGCAGTCGTACAAAGAAATCATGCAGATGTCCTTCTAG
- a CDS encoding FliH/SctL family protein, whose translation MSLSKGKAGRKVNLSGKVLMGVNTPGPDEMTIQEIEGKRQLTWDDATNEEYLNRVREKARQAAKEIKLLAELEAEALRATSAHDGYNEGLAKAQEFVDKHLQDISAKGENLFRQLGAQGTNIYEERREDIIALIKLAVRKTLKVELSEKRTESLEALMREALDRLDSKRELTVKCHPEDVQSLEEFLTTIQERDPSLKYWTVKADPDIQTGGVIVEGAGCRVDNTIDTRWEGVEPIFDQLADQVTTGEEG comes from the coding sequence ATGTCTTTATCTAAGGGCAAGGCCGGCCGGAAGGTCAACCTCTCGGGCAAGGTGCTCATGGGCGTGAACACGCCCGGCCCGGACGAGATGACCATCCAGGAGATCGAAGGCAAGCGCCAGCTCACCTGGGACGACGCCACCAACGAGGAGTACCTCAACCGCGTGCGCGAAAAGGCCCGGCAGGCGGCCAAGGAGATCAAGCTCCTGGCCGAGTTGGAAGCCGAGGCGCTCAGGGCCACCAGCGCCCACGACGGGTACAACGAGGGGCTGGCCAAGGCCCAGGAATTCGTGGACAAGCACCTCCAGGACATCTCGGCCAAGGGCGAGAACCTGTTCCGGCAACTCGGTGCCCAGGGAACGAACATCTACGAAGAACGGCGGGAGGACATCATCGCCCTGATCAAGCTCGCCGTGCGCAAGACCCTCAAGGTGGAATTGTCCGAAAAACGGACCGAATCCCTTGAGGCCCTCATGCGCGAGGCCCTTGACCGGCTCGACTCCAAACGGGAGCTGACCGTGAAGTGCCACCCTGAAGACGTGCAGAGCCTGGAAGAATTTCTCACGACCATCCAGGAACGCGACCCGTCCCTCAAGTACTGGACCGTCAAGGCGGACCCCGACATCCAGACGGGCGGCGTGATCGTCGAGGGCGCGGGCTGCCGGGTGGACAACACCATCGACACCCGCTGGGAAGGCGTGGAACCCATCTTCGACCAACTGGCAGACCAGGTCACCACCGGCGAAGAGGGGTAA